A single Dermacentor albipictus isolate Rhodes 1998 colony chromosome 3, USDA_Dalb.pri_finalv2, whole genome shotgun sequence DNA region contains:
- the LOC139057895 gene encoding uncharacterized protein, translating into MKLQHNLTFSVLGVLFGVHRTTAADIFKASVTVLAAILREAVYWPTKEAVVDNMTVYFKDYTTVRAVLDCTEIPLQRPKDMESQLLTYSWYKGTYTAKILVCETPGGHISYVSNAYGGRASDSFITKECRVLEKFLPSIDSVMVDKGFLIDKLCLEHHIKMVRPPFLKTKKQLSKDDAERNQSIAAARVHVERAIQRMKAFKILGGNVGIELFPFIDDIVQIIAGIVNLSKPIFSDDKFLN; encoded by the coding sequence ATGAAGTTGCAGCACAACCTGACATTTTCAGTGTTAGGTGTACTCTTTGGTGTTCATAGAACCACTGCAGCCGACATCTTTAAAGCAAGTGTGACAGTCCTTGCAGCAATATTGCGAGAGGCAGTCTATTGGCCAACAAAAGAAGCTGTCGTTGACAATATGACTGTGTACTTTAAAGATTACACCACTGTACGCGCAGTACTTGACTGTACTGAGATACCATTGCAGAGGCCCAAGGACATGGAGTCTCAATTGCTGACTTACAGTTGGTATAAAGGTACATACACAGCTAAAATTCTTGTCTGTGAGACACCAGGAGGACATATCAGCTATGTCAGCAATGCCTATGGGGGAAGGGCATCCGATTCCTTCATAACTAAGGAATGTAGAGTGTTGGAGAAGTTTCTACCTTCTATAGACAGTGTTATGGTAGATAAGGGTTTTCTGATTGACAAATTATGCCTTGAACACCACATTAAAATGGTGCGTCCACCTTTTTTGAAGACCAAAAAGCAGCTTTCAAAAGATGATGCTGAAAGAAATCAAAGCATTGCTGCAGCACGAGTTCACGTGGAGAGGGCAATCCAGCGAATGAAAGCATTCAAGATTTTGGGAGGAAATGTAGGAATAGAACTTTTTCCTTTTATTGATGACATTGTGCAGATCATAGCTGGAATTGTGAACCTTTCTAAGCCAATTTTCAGTGATGACAAGTTTTTAAATTAG
- the LOC139057894 gene encoding uncharacterized protein isoform X1 — protein MFKRCLFFVQLFTGLAAFPECTTKAFLDASPLACHHALMFPHARDDCPISALEDSHGLFTAGFDKILTSAIGDVSLDGALMRVTTPAPFSIKATPQLHRFSGQGSSNTGQMFKRCLFFVQIRLSDTPGGHGGRSASPRIYRKLEDHFQVQYTGFREGWANGCVGHPGMRLRSVRIKLCARVLVLELQEVHFDMCL, from the exons ATGTTCAAACGTTGTCTCTTCTTCGTGCAGCTTTTCACCGGCTTGGCTGCTTTCCCGGAGTGTActacgaaggccttcctggatgCATCACCGCTCGCATGTCATCACGCCCTGATGTTCCCGCATGCGCGCGATGACTGCCCTATCTCCGCCCTGGAAGATAGTCATGGTCTGTTCACCGCTGGATTCGACAAGATACTGACCTCTGCCATCGGTGACGTCAGCCTGGATGGTGCACTAATGCGAGTCACGACGCCGGCTCCGTTCAGTATAAAAGCCACACCGCAGCTTCATCgcttcagtgggcaaggcagcagcaatacaGGCCAGATGTTCAAACGTTGTCTCTTCTTCGTGCAG attcggctttccgacactccaggaggacatggaggacggtcagcctctccccgcatctaccgcaagttggaggatcattttca ggtgcagtacaccggattccgagaaggatgggccaatggctgcgtaggacaccccggcatgcgacttagaagcgtccgtataaaactctgtgcacgagtacttgtactggagctccaagaagtgcattttgatatgtgtctctga
- the LOC139057894 gene encoding uncharacterized protein isoform X2: MFKRCLFFVQLFTGLAAFPECTTKAFLDASPLACHHALMFPHARDDCPISALEDSHGLFTAGFDKILTSAIGDVSLDGALMRVTTPAPFSIKATPQLHRFSGQGSSNTGQMFKRCLFFVQIRLSDTPGGHGGRSASPRIYRKLEDHFQNLVSAQFYTRI, encoded by the exons ATGTTCAAACGTTGTCTCTTCTTCGTGCAGCTTTTCACCGGCTTGGCTGCTTTCCCGGAGTGTActacgaaggccttcctggatgCATCACCGCTCGCATGTCATCACGCCCTGATGTTCCCGCATGCGCGCGATGACTGCCCTATCTCCGCCCTGGAAGATAGTCATGGTCTGTTCACCGCTGGATTCGACAAGATACTGACCTCTGCCATCGGTGACGTCAGCCTGGATGGTGCACTAATGCGAGTCACGACGCCGGCTCCGTTCAGTATAAAAGCCACACCGCAGCTTCATCgcttcagtgggcaaggcagcagcaatacaGGCCAGATGTTCAAACGTTGTCTCTTCTTCGTGCAG attcggctttccgacactccaggaggacatggaggacggtcagcctctccccgcatctaccgcaagttggaggatcattttca gaatttggtgtccgcccagttctacacaaggatctag